A single genomic interval of Deinococcus radiotolerans harbors:
- a CDS encoding phosphodiester glycosidase family protein — protein sequence MPRLSPILCLLVLGSAPATALTVNPVVAGGTLYTVATITPGRDDLRLHWRNPTTSAPYATFAQLGARLKKEGRTLLFATNSGIYAPGLTPLGLHIEGGRILTPLNLARSGGNFALRPNGVFWIKGSRAGVLETDAYRRARLIPTYATQSGPLLVQGGQLHPAFNKGGTSFKLRSGVGVCRGGQMRFAVSAGPVNFYTFATFFRDTLGCPDALYLDGSISAYATPDRDTQLAGFAGIWSVSR from the coding sequence ATGCCGCGCCTCTCCCCCATCCTGTGCCTGCTCGTGCTGGGCAGTGCCCCTGCCACAGCCCTGACCGTGAACCCTGTCGTCGCCGGGGGCACCCTCTACACGGTGGCGACCATCACGCCGGGCCGCGACGACCTGCGGCTGCACTGGCGCAACCCCACCACCTCTGCCCCATACGCGACCTTCGCGCAGCTGGGGGCCCGGTTGAAGAAGGAGGGGCGCACGCTGCTGTTTGCCACGAACAGCGGCATCTACGCGCCAGGCCTGACACCCCTGGGCCTCCATATAGAGGGTGGGCGGATACTGACGCCACTGAACCTCGCGCGGTCCGGTGGGAACTTCGCGCTGCGGCCCAACGGCGTGTTCTGGATCAAGGGCAGCCGCGCGGGCGTGCTGGAAACCGATGCGTATCGCCGCGCACGCCTGATCCCTACATACGCCACGCAGTCCGGGCCGCTGCTGGTTCAGGGTGGTCAGCTGCACCCGGCCTTCAACAAGGGAGGGACCTCATTCAAGCTGCGCAGCGGCGTGGGCGTCTGCCGGGGCGGGCAGATGCGCTTCGCGGTCAGTGCAGGGCCCGTCAACTTCTACACCTTCGCCACCTTCTTCCGGGACACGCTGGGCTGCCCGGACGCGCTGTACCTGGACGGCAGCATCAGCGCGTACGCCACGCCGGACCGCGACACCCAGCTGGCAGGCTTCGCCGGGATCTGGAGCGTGAGCCGCTGA